Within the Dialister hominis genome, the region GAAGTCCGCGAAGTCAAAGCCAGAAAGGGCCATTACTTCACCAACACGATTTCCCTCACCATCGACACAGACAAAGGAACCCACAGAATCACCGGCTCCCTCTTTGACAGAAAAGAAGCCAAGATTGTTTCCCTCGATCATTTCAGAGTCGACTTCGAGCCAAAAGGCTGCATCATCATCGCTCCGCATGAAGACAAGCCGGGCATGATCGGTCAGGTAGCTGGCGTTCTCGGCGCTGCCGGCATCAACATCAACGGCATGCAGGTCGGAGCTTCCAATGACAAGGGCATCAACGTCATGGCAGTCGCTGTCGACAAGGATATCCCAACCGCTGTCCTCCCGTCCCTCATGAATATCGAAGGGATCAAGGACGTCAAAGTCATCCACTGCGAACATTAATCCAGAAATTAAGAAAAAGGAGCCATCATGGTACGAATTATTCTGATCCGCCACGGGGAAACCACATGGAATACGGAAGGCCGCTATCAGGGCCAGGAAGATACCCCGCTTTCCGAAAAAGGCATCCGTCAGGGCATGGCTTGCGCAGAAGGACTGAAGGACATCCACATCGACCGTGCTATTTCCAGTCCCCTCTCCCGTTCCTATGAAACATGCCGGATGGCGGCTGAGAAGCATGGCCTTGTCGTAGAAAAGGACGAAAGGCTGACAGAAATCAGTCACGGTCTTTGGGAAGGCATCCATGCCGATGAGATCGAAGCCAGGTATCCGGAATCCTTCTATCTCTGGCATACCCATCCGGAAAAAGTACAGATGCCGGAAGGCGAATGCCTGGAAGATGTCAGGAAACGTGTCCGCGCTGCTTTTGACGAATATGCAGAAAAGTATGACGGGGAAACCGTCCTCGTCGCAGCGCACGATGCAGTAAATAAGGTCATCATCTGCGACCTCTTCGGCATGGGCATCGGCCGCTTCTGGCAGATCAAGCAGGACAATGCCTGCATCAACGTCCTCGAATATGACAAGGGCATCTGGAGGCTTGTCACGATGAATTCCACACCGCACCTGGGCTACCTCATCAGCGGAATGGAGCAAAAAGGATTATAAGGAAATGAAAAGGAGCTGTGACAAAATATCCAATCATTTTGCTACAGCTCCTTTTGTGCTGATATATTCAATTAGAAGATTATCCAACACATTTATATATTTGTGTTATCTGAAGACCTCAAAACCTCGTTGCACTCGAAGGAAAGGGGGTGCGGATATTTTTTTGGACCATTCTGGTAGTACTTACATTATCCCTAAGCTTTCTCTGTATTCTACTGGACTCATGCCGCCCAAGGTAATTTTAATTCGGTCTTCATTATACCAATGAAGATAATCGTCTAGGTAAGCTATGAATTCTTTAATGGATACACCTATCCAGCTTCTATTATAGAACATTTCGTTTTTTACTCTTCCAAAGACACCTTCACAAGCAGCATTATCCGGCGAGCACCCTTTTTTCGACATGGATCTTGTCCAGCCGAATTTCTTCATCAAGGCGATCCATCCAGGCCATTGGTAATGTATACCGCGGTCTGAATGAACGATAGGATGCTTGTCATCGCCCAGGGCCTCTCTCGCTTTTACCAGCATGGTATTGACCAGTTTGGCATTCGGCGACGTGCCGATCGTCCATGCGACAATCTTGCCGTCAAAGACGTCAGTTATAGCTGACAGGTATACTTTCCCTGCAGATATGTGGAATTCCGTAATATCTGTGAGAAGCAGCTTTCCTAATTCGTCGGCATGAAAATTCCTGTTAACGAGATTAGGGGCAGGTGAAATTTCTCCTTTGTAGGAGCTATACTTTTTAGCTTTTTTGCGGTATGGAACCAGATGATCCTCTTTCATAAAGCGGCGGACGAGCTTCTCAGAAAGAATTTTCCCATCTTTTCTGAGCGCTAACCAGATTCTCCGGTAACCATAAACCGACCGGTTCTTCTTAAATTTGTCTTTGATGGTTTCGCGTATTTCCGCATATTTATCTCCCGCCTTCATAGCGGATTTCTGGTAGAAATATGAGGCTTTAGCCATATTTAGCACCGTCAGCAGTTTCTTCAGGGGATACTTGCTGCGGCTCAGAAGGGCATCAATCACGATGGCTTTTTCCCGATTGGTCAGTGTTTTTAGACTGATGCCCTCTTCTTTTTTTATTGTTTCTGCAGCTATCTCGAGGGCTTCGTACTCGATCCGTTTAATAAGAGTCTGCTCGCCAAGCTCCTTATACTCTTTCGCAAGTGTCTGGCACTTTTCATCAAGAGACTTCGTCTTCTCTCCCAGTGACTGATTGGCTTTCAGCAATGCTTTATTCTCTTTGCGGAGGTTTTCCATATTTCTAAGCAGTACTTGCATTTCTTCTTTTAAAGATTCAATCGTTACTTCCGAGTCCTTTTTAGACATTGTTGCCAGCCTCCTTTGGAACAATTCCTCGAGGAAGCCTAAGTCCTTGTAGATAGCGTTAGAGGCTATCTCAATTTCTTCGAATGGATTCTCCTGAATCAGTGGACTGCTTCCCGTCTGTCGATCTTGCCCCCATTTTACAGGGTTCTGGTCAGCTTGCCAATGATCGTTTTCGTTAAGGTTGTATTTCTCAACCCATATTTTCAATCTCTGCGTGCTGCTGGGATAGCCTATTTCCCTGATGGTGCGCCGCAGATCGCCGCAATTTACGAAGTATTTGACGGCTAATGTTTTTTGTTTGAGAGAATATCCGTCATCAAATCCGTCTACTTCGTGAATCTCTCTGGAGAACTTGAATTCCCGGCACCATTGACGCAACACTTTTATGTCGTGAGGATAGCCGAGCGTTCTCATAATGCCTTTGAGCCCCATGCCCGAATCGACGTGCAGTTTGACTGCCTTTAAGCGCTCTTCATGCGAATACATAAATTGACCTCCTGACACCTCTGTCAATTGGTCCAACTTTTTGTCCGCGTCCCCAAATGATGTTTCAGTCGCCTCCGGCGCCAGCTCCCCCTACGGGGCAAGCTCAAACACCCTTAAACCGAACTTCGTTCAAGAAAAGAAATACAGTGTTTTGGTGGATTTTGTCACATCCCCTTTTTGCACTTTTATCAATGATTCATTGATGCCTGCGGAGTGCGGTCCGGTGCTGTATCACCGGATAAGTTGGAAGGAATATCGGTCGGAACGCGGCGGTACGGGAATGTTTTGTAAATATCCCTCATCATTTCATCGAGGATATAAACATTTCTGACAAAGCTTTCATCTTCTGTCTTCCAGTAGGAAGCCTTATCATCCCTGACAATGCCGTCTGCTTTCTTATAGGAGTAGATATCGATCCTGGCTGCTGTCTCAATGAATGCATCTCCATCCGAGAAAAGCATGGGGTGCATGATGATCTGCTGCCAGCGGGAGATGACCGGCATGACGACGATATCTGCTCCTGTCTGTTCAGCAAGAGCAGGAAGCTCTGAAGGCGAATACGCTTTGCCAGTATATCCCTCCGTATCCAGTTTCCTGTAGTAAGGATAGCGGAATATCGTATTCATCTCGCGGTTCACATACGAGGCCGCATAGTCGCCGTCACCAAAGAGAGCCGGCAGGAAAAGCACTGTCCTCGTATTGTCAAAATAGCCCAGCTTGCGGTTCATGACCTGCTCATCAGCTGCCATGGACACCGTGCCTGCACCCAAAATGAGGAGAAGAGCAAGAAACCATCCAAAGATTTTTTTCATAGGAAATCCTCCCTTCGATTCATGTCCTTTTCTGTATTGTAGCACGTTCAGGAAAGGGACGTCATGGGCCCGTCCCCCTCCGGACATCAAAAAAGCAGACCGCTTTGCATAGGCAGTCTGCTTTTATTCTTATCATTTACACACCGAAGTACTTGCGGATGTAGTCGACGAAAATCCTGACAGGCGTCGACTGAAGCATCGGTTCTTTGTAGATGAGGTGACTCGGTCTTAAGATCGGTTTCTTCTGTCTGTCGTAAATCATCTCACGATTGACACTCGGAGCGCATTTCGGAAGAAGATCGGCCGGAATCAAGGAATGACCAAGACCCTGGTTGACGATTTCCACGCAGGTCAGGCAGTCAGACACTGTCAGCATGAAATGCGGGGAATCGGAGAAGTTATGTCTCCACCAGCGGGTACGGAGTTCATCAAGGGACGGATCACTCCTGTAACGGATGGATGGCTGTCCCGGAAGTGTATTGTAATCGATTTCCTTGGCAGAAATCAGGTAGAGAGGCGCATCTTCAAGCAGGATGTCGGAATCCGGCCATTCCTGATTGCCTCTTACGATGGCAAGATGGATGTCTTCCTTCTTCACCAGCTTGACCAGGCGGTCGCTCGTATCCGTCGTCAGGGAAATTTCAATATCACTGTATTCGTCTACAAATCCCTTCAGGATAGCCGGCATATGGGACTGCGCAAAAGACTGGCTCGCGCCAATGCGGAGAACGCCGGAAATGGAATTCGGTTCATGCGTGACATAGTTCTTCATATCCTGATACTGCTGCAGCTCTTTTTCCGCGAAGGAGAAGAGCCTGTTGCCCGCATCTGTGAAATGCACACCTTTATTGGTACGGATGAAAAGTGGACATCCTATTTCCTTTTCCATCTGGCTCAGCCTGTACGTCAAAGAAGGCTGTGTCATGAACAGCCGCTTTGCTACCTTATTGATACTCCGCTCTTCGCGCAAATAGATGAGGATTTTCCAATCCGTGTTATTCATTCGATTACCTCACGAAACCTTTACCACTACCATAAAAAGATTTTGGTATAGAATTATTTTATTAGATTATACCATAAGTTGGCAACAGACAGAAAGACTATATTCGATATTTTTGAGAAAATTGCAAAAAAATTCAATAAGCCACGCATTTTATAATGACCGCGCGGCAGATTCCTGGCAATTTCACCACTTTAAATGAATTCCCTCGGACTCCGAGATAATATTTTCTGGCGTTCCTTGTAATCAGGTACCCAATGCGCCATCAGGTCATGAAACCTCCGCGTATGTCCCTTTTCGAGAAGATGATTGAGTTCATGGACGACGACACCCTCGATGCAGGCGCCATCTTTTGTGATCAGATCGAGAGCGAAGCATAATTCGCCTGTCTTCACATTGCAGCTCCCCCATCTTCCCTTCATTTTCCGGATTGTTATATCGCCTGGAAATACACCCATCGTTTCAGCCCATTTTTTGATATACATCACGACGATCCGCCTCAGCATATCGCGCGACCATTCCTCATAAATTTTTCTGACGCTCGTTCTTGAAGAACGGACAGTTATCATGACATCCCGCCCGTTAAGGGTGCAGGCATTCGATGCGCCGCCTGCCACATGGAGCGTCACTTTCTTTCCCAGAAGAATATGCTCTTCCCCATCGG harbors:
- a CDS encoding histidine phosphatase family protein, whose translation is MVRIILIRHGETTWNTEGRYQGQEDTPLSEKGIRQGMACAEGLKDIHIDRAISSPLSRSYETCRMAAEKHGLVVEKDERLTEISHGLWEGIHADEIEARYPESFYLWHTHPEKVQMPEGECLEDVRKRVRAAFDEYAEKYDGETVLVAAHDAVNKVIICDLFGMGIGRFWQIKQDNACINVLEYDKGIWRLVTMNSTPHLGYLISGMEQKGL
- a CDS encoding IS3 family transposase, which gives rise to MYSHEERLKAVKLHVDSGMGLKGIMRTLGYPHDIKVLRQWCREFKFSREIHEVDGFDDGYSLKQKTLAVKYFVNCGDLRRTIREIGYPSSTQRLKIWVEKYNLNENDHWQADQNPVKWGQDRQTGSSPLIQENPFEEIEIASNAIYKDLGFLEELFQRRLATMSKKDSEVTIESLKEEMQVLLRNMENLRKENKALLKANQSLGEKTKSLDEKCQTLAKEYKELGEQTLIKRIEYEALEIAAETIKKEEGISLKTLTNREKAIVIDALLSRSKYPLKKLLTVLNMAKASYFYQKSAMKAGDKYAEIRETIKDKFKKNRSVYGYRRIWLALRKDGKILSEKLVRRFMKEDHLVPYRKKAKKYSSYKGEISPAPNLVNRNFHADELGKLLLTDITEFHISAGKVYLSAITDVFDGKIVAWTIGTSPNAKLVNTMLVKAREALGDDKHPIVHSDRGIHYQWPGWIALMKKFGWTRSMSKKGCSPDNAACEGVFGRVKNEMFYNRSWIGVSIKEFIAYLDDYLHWYNEDRIKITLGGMSPVEYRESLGIM
- a CDS encoding LysR family transcriptional regulator, with protein sequence MNNTDWKILIYLREERSINKVAKRLFMTQPSLTYRLSQMEKEIGCPLFIRTNKGVHFTDAGNRLFSFAEKELQQYQDMKNYVTHEPNSISGVLRIGASQSFAQSHMPAILKGFVDEYSDIEISLTTDTSDRLVKLVKKEDIHLAIVRGNQEWPDSDILLEDAPLYLISAKEIDYNTLPGQPSIRYRSDPSLDELRTRWWRHNFSDSPHFMLTVSDCLTCVEIVNQGLGHSLIPADLLPKCAPSVNREMIYDRQKKPILRPSHLIYKEPMLQSTPVRIFVDYIRKYFGV
- a CDS encoding M48 family metallopeptidase, with amino-acid sequence MYIEGVGEVEVIRKRISRMYIHVGRGRHVFVTAPRTCSEDLIRRFLTEKKDWILATLEKTPEAVEYEYTDGEEHILLGKKVTLHVAGGASNACTLNGRDVMITVRSSRTSVRKIYEEWSRDMLRRIVVMYIKKWAETMGVFPGDITIRKMKGRWGSCNVKTGELCFALDLITKDGACIEGVVVHELNHLLEKGHTRRFHDLMAHWVPDYKERQKILSRSPREFI